One region of Salvia miltiorrhiza cultivar Shanhuang (shh) chromosome 3, IMPLAD_Smil_shh, whole genome shotgun sequence genomic DNA includes:
- the LOC131015707 gene encoding uncharacterized protein LOC131015707: protein MLDDVDTPENFDDAHLDMPLSDEFVERATDCKLVEDSHMESCLPLAAKKAKKMKSNILKDKIQSISDSSHQLSEVVIEHNKGKRVPQTPTLKSRSGRTIKRRILD from the exons ATGTTAGATGATGTTGATACACCTGAGAATTTTGATGATGCACATTTGGATATGCCTCTATCAG ATGAATTTGTGGAGAGAGCAACTGATTGCAAACTTGTTGAAGATTCTCATATGGAGTCATGTCTACCTTTGGCAG CAAAGAAGGCGAAGAAAATGAAGTCTAATATCTTAAAAGACAAGATACAAAGCATATCTGATTCATCCCACCAACTTAGCGAAGTGGTTATTGAGCATAATAAAG GCAAAAGAGTCCCACAAACACCAACACTCAAGTCAAGGAGTGGCAGAACAATCAAGCGAAGAATATTGGACTAA
- the LOC131018571 gene encoding uncharacterized protein LOC131018571 — MTCNPKWVEIQSELFPVEKSHNRADLYARVFRAKNEELKKEIVKDSLFGVVAAYFYVIEFQKRGLPHVHWLIILQPRYKVTSTEACDRFVSAEIPDLDLTPHLHSCVINHMMHGPCGELNPKNACMIGENCKSYYPKEFKSNTEHRLDSYPDYKRRDDGKKVLVRGKWLDNRWVVPYNAYLLAKFDCHINVQVCTDVRSVKYLYKYVCKGNDQITYNIVDVESTEPIDEISDFQKSRWLCAPEAMWRIYGFDMYPSVLQLHVHLSGYQQVFFAANQSLPKIVDSDRANKTQLTEFFEMNKFVEVAALNLLYREFVEHFVWSLQTRRWTSRSRLGTIGRLVSVNIIEVERFYLRLLLNHVRAPTSFEDLRTSNGVLFLTFREAALDRGLLDSDNDVRHAIQEAATYQIPFALRKLFAIILVFNSPSDPKNLWIEFREALSADIIRDYLLDHAEGYRLSLRSIDSFLQMMGHGIDEYSVVDYIVGLTREEINSREFAAEINMPIAKSDLASVGRFNERQRFAYLEIMSSLATPIRSGFFIDGPGGTGKTFLYKAILATVRSTGDIALAVASSGVAASLLPNGRTAHSRFKIPLNLDESMSCSISKNTATAKLIIAAKLILWDEASMANRKAVEALNLLLQDLMENQLLFGGKTVVLGGDFRQTIPIV, encoded by the coding sequence ATGACTTGTAATCCAAAGTGGGTGGAAATTCAAAGTGAATTATTTCCTGTTGAGAAGAGTCATAATAGAGCTGATTTGTATGCAAGAGTTTTTAGGGCCAAAAATGAGGAactaaaaaaggaaattgtaAAAGACTCTTTGTTCGGGGTAGTTGCTGCTTATTTTTATGTGATTGAATTTCAAAAAAGAGGCCTTCCACATGTTCATTGGTTGATAATATTGCAACCACGATATAAGGTAACTTCAACTGAGGCCTGTGATCGATTTGTATCAGCTGAGATTCCAGATCTTGACCTGACTCCGCATCTACATTCTTGTGTTATCAATCATATGATGCATGGGCCATGTGGTGAACTCAACCCAAAGAATGCATGCATGATAGGGGAAAATTGCAAAAGTTATTATCCTAAAGAGTTTAAGTCAAACACTGAACATCGGTTGGACTCATACCCCGACTACAAGCGTAGAGATGATGGAAAAAAGGTTTTGGTGCGTGGCAAGTGGTTGGATAACAGATGGGTGGTCCCTTATAATGCTTATTTGTTGGCAAAGTTTGATTGCCATATTAACGTCCAGGTTTGTACGGATGTTAGATCAGTGAAGTATCTTTACAAATATGTTTGTAAGGGTAATGATCAAATAACATACAATATTGTTGATGTTGAATCTACTGAGCCAATAGATGAGATTTCTGATTTTCAAAAGTCACGGTGGCTTTGTGCTCCGGAAGCTATGTGGCGAATTTATGGATTTGATATGTATCCATCAGTTTTGCAATTACACGTTCATTTGTCGGGGTATCAGCAGGTTTTCTTTGCGGCCAACCAATCTCTTCCAAAAATTGTAGATTCTGATCGTGCTAACAAGACACAACTTACAGAGTTTTTTGAGATGAATAAATTTGTTGAAGTTGCAGCACTAAATTTATTGTATCGGGAATTTGTTGAACATTTTGTATGGAGCTTACAAACTAGAAGGTGGACATCGCGCTCTAGGTTAGGGACAATCGGTAGACTTGTCTCGGTCAATATTATAGAAGTGGAGCGTTTTTATTTAAGGTTGTTGCTGAATCATGTTAGGGCTCCAActtcttttgaagatttgagaacATCAAATGGCGTATTGTTTTTGACCTTTCGTGAGGCAGCTCTTGATAGAGGCTTGTTGGATTCTGACAACGATGTTAGGCATGCGATTCAGGAAGCTGCAACTTATCAAATACCGTTTGCTCTGCGAAAATTATTTGCGATTATACTTGTTTTTAATTCCCCTTCTGATCCCAAAAATCTGTGGATTGAATTTAGAGAAGCTTTATCTGCTGATATAATACGGGATTATCTGTTAGACCATGCAGAGGGTTATCGGTTATCTTTGAGGTCCATTGATTCTTTTTTGCAAATGATGGGTCATGGGATAGATGAGTACTCTGTGGTTGATTATATAGTTGGGTTGACTCGTGAAGAGATAAATAGTCGTGAGTTTGCAGCAGAAATTAATATGCCGATTGCAAAATCTGATTTAGCTTCGGTGGGTCGTTTTAATGAAAGACAACGCTTTGCTTATCTTGAGATAATGTCCAGTCTTGCTACACCTATTCGGTCAGGCTTTTTCATTGATGGTCCTGGTGGCACTGGAAagacatttttatataaagcAATCTTGGCCACTGTTCGTTCAACTGGTGACATTGCTCTTGCAGTTGCTTCATCTGGTGTTGCGGCTTCTTTGTTACCAAATGGTCGAACAGCTCATTCTAGATTTAAAATTCCGTTAAATTTAGATGAATCTATGTCATGCTCGATAAGCAAGAATACTGCGACGGCAAAGTTAATAATTGCAGCCAAGCTAATATTGTGGGATGAGGCATCGATGGCAAATCGAAAGGCAGTTGAAGCATTAAATTTATTGTTGCAAGATTTGATGGAAAACCAGTTATTGTTTGGTGGCAAAACAGTTGTTCTTGGTGGAGATTTTCGGCAAACTATACCAATTGTTTGA
- the LOC131015705 gene encoding uncharacterized protein LOC131015705 isoform X2: MENEETINDKSEAEVSDAVVGHHFPCHFDGGGGQEDAKSYGDELAVPEPLGRRKDILKALEAVERDSAAIAESFSSLFGSLRHSLSQATGSTVEHMNCFSDAAGRLQECVLDAATKGNRYINSCLSFFEITYCRLNEEMKDMDALATKLKFLRRHVDALDSVVNRVVRLP; encoded by the exons ATGGAGAACGAGGAAACGATTAACGACAAATCAGAGGCCGAAGTTTCGGATGCGGTGGTCGGTCATCATTTTCCTTGCCATTTCGACGGTGGCGGTGGCCAGGAAGATGCAAAATCTTATGGCGATGAGTTGGCTGTGCCGGAGCCGCTCGGTCGGAGGAAAGATATTCTGAAAGCTCTGGAGGCAGTGGAGAGAGATTCGGCTGCCATCGCTGAGAGCTTCTCCTCTCTCTTCGGCTCTCTCCGTCACTCGCTCTCGCAG GCTACTGGCTCTACGGTTGAACACATGAACTGCTTCAGTGATGCAGCTGGACGCCTTCAAGAATGTG TACTTGATGCAGCAACAAAGGGAAATCGATACATAAACTCTTGTCTGAG TTTTTTTGAAATTACTTATTGCAGACTGAATGAAGAGATGAAAGACATGGATGCTCTTGCAACAAAGCT AAAATTTCTCAGGAGACATGTCGATGCACTGGACTCGGTGGTAAATCGAGTTGTTCGGTTACCTTGA
- the LOC131018569 gene encoding dynamin-related protein 4C-like: MSRDNRRGIFKATSSKPAREYNRSLVDDNEQNLAMVTIADDDAAPDGSVYAPIVSSYNDRIRPLLDAVDRLRHLKIMQEGIQLPTIVVVGDQSSGKSSVLESLAGISLPRGQGICTRVPLIMRLQNHQNPQPELFLEYDGKVVPTDEEHIAQAIVEATDEIAGQGKGISNHPLTLVVKKRGVPDLTMVDLPGITRVPVHGQPEDIYEQVSRIIMEYITPEESIILNVLSASVDFSTCESIRMSQRVDKTGQRTLAVVTKADRSPEGLFEKVTSDDVNIGLGYICVRNRIGDESYEEARAEEACLFHTHPQLSKISKSMVGIPILAHKLVQVQANIIVKCLPGIVQKINEKLSSNVDDLNKLPRNMTSVAEAMTAFMHVLGAAKESLRKILLRGEFDEYPDENEMHCTARLAEMLNQYSKDMQARGEEADAANANGVAFLQDEIRVLEETKSIGLPNFLPRAAFLTLLQKKVKAISFTPLEFVDKMWSYIENVVVAVLMHHSDNYPQLLTSTRRAAQELMALKKQQSAAWVADSVEMEKLSDYTCNPDYMALWNKLMSHQNAFVEILNDHSKPTNLHIDGFGDVDVGHLRGQAVVVQEAFDLKMRLTAYWKIVLRRMVDCMALHLLFSIQKLINKEMEAQIINEMIGEGKGLERMLEESPAVANKRERLTNSIKLLKESKDVVSKIMDQVSALTLGK, from the exons ATGAGTCGTGACAATCGGAGAGGTATTTTCAAAGCTACTTCATCTAAGCCTGCAAGAGAATACAATAGATCTCTTGTAGATGATAATGAGCAGAATTTGGCTATGGTGACCATAGCCGACGACGATGCAGCTCCCGACGGATCGGTCTACGCCCCGATCGTGTCGTCCTACAACGACAGGATCCGCCCACTGCTGGACGCCGTGGACAGGCTCCGCCACCTCAAAATCATGCAGGAAGGCATCCAGCTTCCGACCATCGTGGTGGTCGGCGATCAGTCCTCCGGCAAGTCCAGCGTCCTCGAGTCCCTCGCCGGAATCAGCCTCCCGAGAGGGCAGGGCATCTGCACCAGAGTCCCGCTCATCATGAGGCTTCAGAATCACCAGAATCCTCAGCCGGAGCTCTTCCTCGAGTACGACGGGAAAGTGGTCCCCACCGACGAAGAGCACATCGCTCAGGCCATCGTGGAGGCCACCGACGAGATCGCCGGCCAGGGGAAGGGCATCTCCAACCACCCCCTCACGCTGGTGGTGAAGAAGAGGGGCGTGCCCGATCTCACCATGGTTGATCTCCCCGGAATCACTCGAGTTCCGGTTCACGGCCAGCCGGAAGACATCTACGAGCAGGTCTCCAGAATCATAATGGAATATATCACTCCCGAAGAGAGCATCATTTTGAATGTCTTATCGGCAAGCGTCGATTTCTCCACCTGCGAGTCTATCAGGATGTCGCAGCGCGTCGACAAGACGGGGCAGCGGACTCTCGCCGTCGTCACCAAGGCGGATAGGTCGCCGGAGGGGTTATTCGAGAAAGTGACGTCCGACGATGTCAACATAG GCCTCGGCTACATCTGCGTGAGAAATCGCATCGGCGACGAGTCTTATGAGGAAGCTCGCGCTGAGGAGGCGTGTCTCTTTCACACGCACCCTCAGCTCTCCAAAATAAGCAAATCCATGGTCGGGATTCCGATTCTGGCGCATAAGCTGGTGCAGGTGCAGGCGAACATCATCGTGAAATGCTTGCCGGGGATCGTGCAAAAGATAAACGAGAAGCTGTCTTCAAATGTGGATGATTTGAATAAGCTGCCCCGGAACATGACGTCCGTGGCGGAGGCCATGACGGCATTCATGCACGTGCTCGGCGCCGCCAAAGAATCTTTGAGGAAGATTCTGTTGAGAGGAGAATTTGATGAATATCCTGACGAGAATGAGATGCATTGCACGGCCCGGCTGGCGGAGATGCTCAATCAGTACTCCAAGGATATGCAGGCCAGGGGAGAGGAGGCGGACGCCGCCAACGCCAACGGCGTCGCCTTCCTGCAGGATGAGATCAGGGTTTTGGAGGAGACGAAATCGATCGGCCTCCCCAATTTTCTGCCTAGAGCTGCATTCCTGACGCTGTTGCAGAAGAAGGTGAAGGCGATCTCCTTCACACCTCTAGAGTTCGTGGACAAGATGTGGAGCTACATCGAGAACGTGGTGGTGGCGGTGCTGATGCACCACTCCGACAACTACCCGCAGCTGCTCACCTCCACGAGGAGGGCGGCGCAGGAGCTCATGGCCCTGAAGAAGCAGCAGTCAGCGGCGTGGGTGGCGGACTCCGTCGAGATGGAGAAGCTCTCCGACTACACGTGCAATCCGGACTACATGGCGCTGTGGAACAAGCTGATGTCGCATCAGAACGCGTTCGTCGAGATCCTCAACGACCACTCCAAGCCCACGAACCTGCACATCGACGGGTTCGGGGACGTGGACGTGGGCCACCTGAGGGGGCAGGCGGTGGTGGTGCAGGAGGCGTTCGACCTCAAGATGAGGCTCACGGCCTACTGGAAGATCGTGCTGAGGAGGATGGTGGACTGCATGGCGCTGCATCTGTTGTTCAGCATTCAGAAGCTCATTAATAAAGAAATGGAAGCTCAAATCATAAATGAAATGATAGGAGAGGGGAAGGGTTTGGAGAGGATGCTGGAGGAGTCTCCCGCGGTTGCGAATAAGCGGGAGCGGCTGACCAATAGCATAAAGCTGCTCAAGGAGTCCAAAGATGTGGTTTCAAAGATCATGGACCAAGTTTCTGCTCTCACACTGGGGAAGTAG
- the LOC131018570 gene encoding uncharacterized protein LOC131018570 has product MMITAIIIDNDKVIRAKIAAKAKGKGKVSQESHIEHIKDTIGSSFKDSLSSDDDKPISEIFRGKKKICSIVLSEDSSNDSLNCVVESVERGNIGKIKRRFVSKRKKVVHLDLSEDSENDNHGLVKMRILLITLNKCW; this is encoded by the exons atGATGATTACTGCAATTATTATAGATAATGATAAAGTCATTCGAGCAAAGATTGCTGCCAAAGCTAAAGGCAAGGGGAAAGTGTCCCAAGAAAGCCATATTGAACATATCAAAG ATACAATTGGAAGCTCATTTAAAGATAGTCTTTCTTCTGATGATGATAAACCAATATCAG AAATCTTCAGGGGTAAAAAGAAAATTTGCTCTATTGTTTTGTCTGAAGATTCAAGCAATGATAGTCTGAATTGTGTAGTGGAATCGGTTGAAAGAG GTAACATTGGGAAAATCAAAAGAAGATTTGTTAGCAAAAGGAAAAAAGTTGTGCACTTAGATCTTTCTGAAGATTCAG AAAATGATAATCATGGcttagtgaaaatgaggattcTTTTGATCACTTTGAACAAATGTTGGTGA
- the LOC131015705 gene encoding uncharacterized protein LOC131015705 isoform X3, giving the protein MENEETINDKSEAEVSDAVVGHHFPCHFDGGGGQEDAKSYGDELAVPEPLGRRKDILKALEAVERDSAAIAESFSSLFGSLRHSLSQATGSTVEHMNCFSDAAGRLQECVLDAATKGNRYINSCLRLNEEMKDMDALATKLKFLRRHVDALDSVVNRVVRLP; this is encoded by the exons ATGGAGAACGAGGAAACGATTAACGACAAATCAGAGGCCGAAGTTTCGGATGCGGTGGTCGGTCATCATTTTCCTTGCCATTTCGACGGTGGCGGTGGCCAGGAAGATGCAAAATCTTATGGCGATGAGTTGGCTGTGCCGGAGCCGCTCGGTCGGAGGAAAGATATTCTGAAAGCTCTGGAGGCAGTGGAGAGAGATTCGGCTGCCATCGCTGAGAGCTTCTCCTCTCTCTTCGGCTCTCTCCGTCACTCGCTCTCGCAG GCTACTGGCTCTACGGTTGAACACATGAACTGCTTCAGTGATGCAGCTGGACGCCTTCAAGAATGTG TACTTGATGCAGCAACAAAGGGAAATCGATACATAAACTCTTGTCTGAG ACTGAATGAAGAGATGAAAGACATGGATGCTCTTGCAACAAAGCT AAAATTTCTCAGGAGACATGTCGATGCACTGGACTCGGTGGTAAATCGAGTTGTTCGGTTACCTTGA
- the LOC131015705 gene encoding uncharacterized protein LOC131015705 isoform X1 produces MENEETINDKSEAEVSDAVVGHHFPCHFDGGGGQEDAKSYGDELAVPEPLGRRKDILKALEAVERDSAAIAESFSSLFGSLRHSLSQATGSTVEHMNCFSDAAGRLQECVLDAATKGNRYINSCLRLNEEMKDMDALATKLYPFICSFCPFPKRSYIGVFAANLYKPLQLVISSPLVTVNGISYVAYDTLKEDHI; encoded by the exons ATGGAGAACGAGGAAACGATTAACGACAAATCAGAGGCCGAAGTTTCGGATGCGGTGGTCGGTCATCATTTTCCTTGCCATTTCGACGGTGGCGGTGGCCAGGAAGATGCAAAATCTTATGGCGATGAGTTGGCTGTGCCGGAGCCGCTCGGTCGGAGGAAAGATATTCTGAAAGCTCTGGAGGCAGTGGAGAGAGATTCGGCTGCCATCGCTGAGAGCTTCTCCTCTCTCTTCGGCTCTCTCCGTCACTCGCTCTCGCAG GCTACTGGCTCTACGGTTGAACACATGAACTGCTTCAGTGATGCAGCTGGACGCCTTCAAGAATGTG TACTTGATGCAGCAACAAAGGGAAATCGATACATAAACTCTTGTCTGAG ACTGAATGAAGAGATGAAAGACATGGATGCTCTTGCAACAAAGCTGTATCCTTTTATTTGTTCTTTCTGTCCTTTTCCGAAACGCTCTTATATAGGAGTGTTTGCTGCAAATCTTTATAAACCATTACAACTTGTCATATCATCGCCCCTAGTTACTGTAAACGGAATCTCATATGTTGCATATGATACATTAAAGGAGGATCATATCTAA